The following are encoded together in the Lathyrus oleraceus cultivar Zhongwan6 chromosome 3, CAAS_Psat_ZW6_1.0, whole genome shotgun sequence genome:
- the LOC127127388 gene encoding pentatricopeptide repeat-containing protein At3g18020, giving the protein MQRTRWCQCKKPLTTFLLLPHKPKSSILLTLPFSTTHSSLSQHTISTILHSLCDSNRFSEAHQRFSLFLSSGSIPDHRTCNLLLARLLRSKTPFQTWTLVKSMIHTKPGFVPSLVNYNRLMDQFCFIHRPFDAHRLFFDMKNRGHCPNVVSYTTLINGYCSVGGIRDALKVFDEMLDSGLEPNSMTYSTLIRGFLRERDLEGGRELMCKLWERMNLEVELVVKVAAFANLIDSLCKEGFFNEVFEIAEEMPCRSCLSEEVVYGQMIDSFCKVGRYHGASRIVYLMRKRGFVPSDVSYNYIIHGLSKDGDCMRGYQLLDEGAEFGFSLCEHTYKVLVEALCHALDVDKAREVLKLMLCKEGVDKTRIFNIYLRALCLVNNPTELLNVLVFMLESQCQTDVITLNTVINGFCKTGRVGEALKVLDDMLMGKFCAPDVVTFTTLISGLLDAEKVDEALDLFKRGMPGNGLKPGVVTYNVLIRGLYKLQRPSDAFGVFNNMVSDGISPDSTTYTVIVEGLCQCDQIEEAKSFWQSVIWPSGIHDNFVYTAILKGLCGSGMFVEACHFLYELVDSGVSPNIYSYNILINRACNLGFRREAYQIVREMNKNGVTPDCVTWRILHKLQSKARKPTSNGEPMAYNACYDKM; this is encoded by the coding sequence ATGCAAAGAACAAGGTGGTGTCAATGCAAGAAACCTCTCACCACCTTTCTCCTTCTTCCCCACAAACCCAAATCTTCCATTCTTCTCACTCTTCCATTCTCAACTACTCATTCATCTCTCTCACAACACACCATTTCCACCATCCTTCATTCTCTCTGCGACTCCAACCGTTTTTCCGAAGCCCACCAGCGTTTCTCCCTCTTCCTCTCCTCCGGTTCTATTCCCGATCACCGAACATGTAATCTCCTCCTTGCTCGATTACTCCGTTCCAAAACCCCATTCCAAACATGGACTCTTGTTAAATCCATGATCCATACCAAACCTGGTTTTGTTCCCTCTTTGGTTAACTACAACCGTTTGATGGACCAGTTTTGTTTCATTCATCGACCTTTTGATGCTCACAGATTGTTTTTCGACATGAAGAATCGCGGGCATTGTCCGAATGTTGTTTCTTACACCACTTTGATTAACGGGTATTGTTCGGTTGGTGGAATAAGGGATGCGTTGAAGGTGTTTGATGAAATGCTTGACAGTGGTTTAGAGCCTAACTCGATGACTTACAGTACTTTGATTCGTGGGTTTCTTCGTGAAAGGGATTTGGAGGGTGGGAGAGAATTGATGTGCAAGCTGTGGGAGAGGATGAATTTGGAAGTTGAGTTGGTCGTGAAGGTTGCTGCTTTTGCAAATTTAATTGATTCTTTATGTAAAGAAGGGTTTTTCAATGAAGTATTTGAGATTGCAGAAGAGATGCCATGTCGTAGTTGTTTGTCTGAGGAGGTTGTTTATGGCCAGATGATTGATTCATTCTGCAAAGTTGGAAGGTATCATGGAGCATCTAGGATTGTTTATTTGATGAGGAAGAGAGGGTTTGTTCCCAGTGATGTGTCCTATAATTATATCATACACGGTCTTAGCAAGGATGGTGACTGTATGAGGGGTTATCAGTTATTAGACGAAGGAGCTGAATTTGGATTCTCGCTGTGTGAGCATACTTATAAGGTATTGGTGGAAGCTCTTTGTCATGCATTGGATGTGGATAAAGCAAGGGAAGTTCTTAAACTCATGTTGTGTAAGGAAGGTGTTGACAAAACTAGGATTTTCAACATTTACTTGAGAGCTCTTTGTCTTGTAAACAATCCAACAGAGCTTTTAAATGTGCTTGTATTTATGCTTGAGAGCCAGTGTCAGACTGATGTGATTACCCTCAACACAGTTATCAATGGGTTTTGCAAGACGGGGAGGGTCGGTGAAGCTTTAAAAGTACTGGATGACATGTTGATGGGTAAATTTTGTGCACCTGATGTTGTGACCTTCACTACATTGATTTCTGGTTTGCTGGATGCTGAAAAAGTCGACGAGGCTCTTGATCTGTTCAAAAGAGGGATGCCTGGAAATGGTTTGAAGCCTGGTGTTGTAACATATAATGTTCTTATCAGAGGGCTATACAAACTCCAAAGACCGAGTGATGCGTTCGGTGTTTTTAATAACATGGTGAGTGATGGTATTAGTCCCGATAGTACTACTTATACAGTTATAGTAGAAGGTCTGTGTCAATGTGATCAAATAGAAGAGGCAAAGAGTTTTTGGCAGAGTGTTATATGGCCTTCAGGGATCCATGATAATTTTGTTTATACAGCCATTCTGAAAGGGCTTTGTGGTTCTGGCATGTTTGTTGAGGCTTGCCATTTCTTGTATGAATTGGTAGATTCTGGGGTGTCTCCAAATATATATAGCTACAATATTCTGATAAACCGTGCTTGCAATCTAGGTTTCAGAAGAGAAGCTTATCAAATTGTAAGAGAGATGAATAAGAATGGAGTGACCCCTGATTGTGTGACATGGAGGATTCTTCACAAGCTACAAAGCAAAGCGAGGAAGCCCACTTCAAATGGTGAGCCCATGGCTTATAATGCATGTTATGATAAAATGTGA
- the LOC127131069 gene encoding F-box/kelch-repeat protein At3g23880, translating into MTHPKTFLCEDLLIEIFSWLTVKSLIRFQCLSKSLKSLISNPTFVKLHLSNSRSGTNILYKFTPCYNRTLTLMNYSLSTIVEDFNFGSSLKSEYKFEAVGSCNGLVCLVAQDVFKWTKYLVCLWNPITNAKSYKPCLLVHCHPYSCRTMFGFGYDSLYDTYKVVVVHFKRSELRRGSRESEVIIYNNRDNYWRNIQTFPGFTALGRSNGIYLNETINWLATSDLDHYWDNPIYIVSLHLGNETYKQMSLPSCFDQVHRVNDQAKASLGILKDHLCFSYDDDIKRTHFVLWQMNEYGVESSWTQLLKLRYHALEIDQQSILPPLGTFKNDRLILMERIDGKLQATIVYEQEGNIEIPRNKLWIYTKDYLPSLVAPW; encoded by the coding sequence ATGACACACCCCAAAACCTTCTTATGTGAGGATCTCCTCATTGAAATATTCTCATGGCTTACCGTCAAATCCCTTATTCGATTCCAATGTTTATCCAAATCTTTGAAATCCTTAATCTCTAATCCAACTTTTGTGAAATTGCATCTTTCAAACTCACGAAGCGGTACCAATATATTATACAAGTTCACACCTTGCTATAATAGAACTCTTACTTTAATGAATTACTCGTTATCCACAATTGTTGAGGATTTTAATTTTGGTTCTAGTTTGAAATCAGAGTACAAGTTTGAAGCTGTTGGTTCATGTAACGGATTGGTTTGTTTGGTTGCTCAAGATGTTTTTAAGTGGACAAAATATCTAGTTTGTTTATGGAACCCTATCACCAATGCAAAATCCTATAAACCTTGTCTTTTAGTCCATTGTCATCCATATTCTTGCCGTACTATGTTTGGATTTGGTTATGATAGTTTATACGACACTTACAAAGTCGTAGTTGTGCATTTCAAGAGATCTGAATTACGTCGAGGTTCAAGAGAATCTGAAGTAATTATTTATAATAATCGTGATAATTATTGGAGAAATATTCAAACTTTTCCCGGTTTTACAGCTTTAGGACGATCTAATGGAATATATTTGAATGAAACTATTAATTGGTTGGCAACTTCTGACCTTGATCATTATTGGGACAATCCTATTTATATTGTTTCACTTCATCTTGGTAATGAAACATATAAACAAATGTCACTGCCTTCTTGTTTTGATCAAGTCCATCGTGTCAATGATCAAGCTAAGGCAAGTCTTGGGATTTTGAAAGATCATTTGTGTTTCTCTTATGATGATGATATCAAAAGAACTCATTTTGTTTTATGGCAAATGAATGAGTATGGAGTTGAAAGTTCATGGACTCAATTGTTGAAACTTAGGTATCATGCTCTTGAAATTGATCAACAAAGTATTTTACCACCTCTAGGAACTTTTAAGAATGATCGCTTAATCCTTATGGAGAGGATAGATGGTAAACTCCAAGCAACAATTGTGTATGAACAAGAAGGAAACATTGAAATTCCCAGAAATAAACTTTGGATTTATACTAAGGATTATTTACCAAGCTTAGTTGCACCATGgtaa